The following proteins are encoded in a genomic region of Nymphalis io chromosome 8, ilAglIoxx1.1, whole genome shotgun sequence:
- the LOC126770234 gene encoding sesquipedalian-1 has protein sequence MKINEKNLCAFASSATPVDREGWLDMRGEVGKSYQRKWFTLKGNLLFYFEKKGDKEPIGVVILEGCTIELTEEESYSFKIVFHCESGRTFFLCTNSQASMEAWMKALACASYDYMKLMVAELQRQLDEAQAEEAAEAAALVTVTSPEEEPKVPPRGQRYNPFNKAPEGETKAVPGSRHHKESVKSELPRKKIPFRDIHKSYGRKILSDRSEWRARLRMRDEAVERPLIQL, from the exons ATGAAGATTAATGAGAAAAATTTGTGTGCGTTCGCTTCATCAGCAACACCAGTAGATCGTGAGGGATGGCTAGACATGAGAGGCGAAGTAGGAAAAAGCTACCAACGTAAATGGTTTACGTTAAAAGGAAATCTACTGttttattttgagaaaaaaGGAGATAAGGAGCCAATTGGTGTTGTTATACTAGAAGGATGCACAATTG AATTGACTGAAGAAGAGTCATACAGTTTCAAGATAGTGTTCCACTGTGAAAGTGGACGTACATTTTTCTTGTGTACGAACTCACAAGCCTCTATGGAGGCTTGGATGAAGGCTTTGGCTTGTGCAAGCTATGATTATATGAAGTTGATGGTGGCTGAGTTGCAGAGACAGCTGGATGAAGCTCAGG CTGAAGAAGCTGCCGAGGCTGCTGCATTAGTTACAGTTACATCTCCTGAAGAAGAACCCAAGGTTCCTCCCCGGGGTCAACGCTACAATCCCTTCAACAAAGCACCTGAAGGAGAGACTAAAGCTGTGCCGGGGAGTAGACACC ATAAAGAGAGTGTGAAATCAGAGCTTCCCcgtaaaaaaataccatttcgAGATATCCACAAATCCTATGGTCGAAAGATCCTATCAGATCGCAGCGAGTGGCGCGCGCGACTGCGCATGCGCGATGAGGCTGTGGAGCGACCTCTCATACAGCTGTGA